One Alligator mississippiensis isolate rAllMis1 chromosome 1, rAllMis1, whole genome shotgun sequence genomic window carries:
- the MFSD4B gene encoding sodium-dependent glucose transporter 1 isoform X3, with translation MLTNVFQGMSIAVVGPTFQDLARNVNKNVSDIYYIFVGRSVGYLGGSVVGGILFDCMNPHLLLGLSMLGTAAGLYAIPWCKKALMLTGLMSVIGVSMGVLDTGGNVLALNTWGADAGPHMQALHFSFALGAFVAPLLAKMALGSSISQLHNEGEKTNQSVLSSIPTALTASAFKLYFNIHFLWSFIVIGTYILLISLLFFILYSRSSPMRDKTKASLHKCRIAKYHYVLLILLFIFFFCYVGAEVSYGSYIFTYAKVYADMKESEAAGLNSIFWGAFAACRGLAICFAACLYPGTMILLSVIGSTVSSLFLVLFATHPVSLWAGSTVYGASMAATFPSGVSWIEQYTTIQGKSAAFFVVGAALGEMCIPAAVGFLQGKFDHLPVIMYAALGASVTTALLFPVMYKLATSSSESMLEDSGESEDRKALLSSSGLDEDEEEEDAEEWNEADFEVIEMNDTMRNSVIETSRKIPESPAKTSNQPPSNNIPFNSPVLAGSSPGRKHCSTDREKND, from the exons ATGCTTACCAATGTTTTCCAGGGCATGAGCATTGCTGTTGTGGGACCTACTTTTCAAGATCTAGCTAGGAATGTGAATAAAAATGTCAGTGACATCTATTACATCTTCGTGGGGCGTTCGGTGGGCTACCTTGGAGGGTCAGTGGTTGGAGGAATTCTCTTTGACTGCATGAACCCTCATCTTCTCTTGG GGTTATCCAtgctgggaacagcagctggTCTTTACGCCATACCATGGTGTAAGAAGGCATTAATGTTAACAGGCCTGATGTCAGTCATTGGAGTTTCCATGGGAGTTCTGGACACAG GTGGCAATGTCCTTGCATTGAATACATGGGGAGCAGATGCTGGACCACACATGCAGGCCTTACACTTCAGTTTTGCACTGGGTGCCTTTGTAGCTCCCCTCTTGGCTAAAATGGCTTTGGGCAGCTCCATATCTCAACTCCATAATGAAGGTGAAAAAACAAATCAGTCTGTTTTGAGTTCTATACCTACAGCACTGACTGCATCAGCATTCAAACTCTATTTCAACATTCACTTTCTGTGGTCCTTCATTGTTATAGGCACCTATATTTTGTTAATTTCTTTGCTATTTTTTATCCTATATTCAAGGAGCAGCCCAATGCGAGataaaacaaaagcttctctgcACAAATGCCGGATTGCCAAATACCACTATGTTCTCCTCATTCTccttttcatatttttcttttgctaTGTAGGAGCAGAAGTCTCCTATGGCTCTTACATTTTTACTTATGCAAAGGTCTACGCTGATATGAAGGAAAGTGAAGCAGCTGGCTTGAACTCCATCTTTTGGGGAGCATTTGCAGCTTGCAGAGGCCTGGCAATCTGTTTTGCTGCCTGTTTATATCCTGGTACTATGATTCTGCTTAGTGTCATAGGCAGTACTGTCTCTTCCTTGTTTTTGGTACTGTTTGCTACACATCCTGTCTCGCTATGGGCTGGGAGTACAGTGTACGGGGCTTCAATGGCTGCCACCTTTCCCAGTGGCGTTTCCTGGATTGAACAGTACACCACTATACAAGGAAAgtctgctgctttttttgtggTTGGTGCTGCCTTGGGGGAGATGTGTATTCCAGCAGCAGTTGGGTTTTTGCAAGGGAAATTTGACCATCTGCCAGTGATAATGTATGCTGCGCTGGGAGCTTCAGTAACAACAGCACTGCTCTTTCCTGTGATGTATAAATTGGCCACCTCTTCCAGTGAGAGTATGTTGGAGGACAGTGGTGAAAGTGAGGACCGGAAAGCTTTGTTGTCCAGCTCTGGACTGGATGaagatgaagaggaggaggatgcagAAGAATGGAATGAAGCAGACTTTGAAGTGATTGAAATGAATGATACAATGAGAAACTCTGTGATTGAGACCTCTCGGAAGATACCAGAATCCCCAGCTAAAACTTCCAACCAACCACCTTCAAATAACATACCGTTTAATTCTCCAGTGTTGGCTGGGAGCTCCCCAGGGAGGAAGCACTGTAGTACAGATAGGGAGAAGAATGATTAA
- the MFSD4B gene encoding sodium-dependent glucose transporter 1 isoform X4: protein MSIAVVGPTFQDLARNVNKNVSDIYYIFVGRSVGYLGGSVVGGILFDCMNPHLLLGLSMLGTAAGLYAIPWCKKALMLTGLMSVIGVSMGVLDTGGNVLALNTWGADAGPHMQALHFSFALGAFVAPLLAKMALGSSISQLHNEGEKTNQSVLSSIPTALTASAFKLYFNIHFLWSFIVIGTYILLISLLFFILYSRSSPMRDKTKASLHKCRIAKYHYVLLILLFIFFFCYVGAEVSYGSYIFTYAKVYADMKESEAAGLNSIFWGAFAACRGLAICFAACLYPGTMILLSVIGSTVSSLFLVLFATHPVSLWAGSTVYGASMAATFPSGVSWIEQYTTIQGKSAAFFVVGAALGEMCIPAAVGFLQGKFDHLPVIMYAALGASVTTALLFPVMYKLATSSSESMLEDSGESEDRKALLSSSGLDEDEEEEDAEEWNEADFEVIEMNDTMRNSVIETSRKIPESPAKTSNQPPSNNIPFNSPVLAGSSPGRKHCSTDREKND, encoded by the exons ATGAGCATTGCTGTTGTGGGACCTACTTTTCAAGATCTAGCTAGGAATGTGAATAAAAATGTCAGTGACATCTATTACATCTTCGTGGGGCGTTCGGTGGGCTACCTTGGAGGGTCAGTGGTTGGAGGAATTCTCTTTGACTGCATGAACCCTCATCTTCTCTTGG GGTTATCCAtgctgggaacagcagctggTCTTTACGCCATACCATGGTGTAAGAAGGCATTAATGTTAACAGGCCTGATGTCAGTCATTGGAGTTTCCATGGGAGTTCTGGACACAG GTGGCAATGTCCTTGCATTGAATACATGGGGAGCAGATGCTGGACCACACATGCAGGCCTTACACTTCAGTTTTGCACTGGGTGCCTTTGTAGCTCCCCTCTTGGCTAAAATGGCTTTGGGCAGCTCCATATCTCAACTCCATAATGAAGGTGAAAAAACAAATCAGTCTGTTTTGAGTTCTATACCTACAGCACTGACTGCATCAGCATTCAAACTCTATTTCAACATTCACTTTCTGTGGTCCTTCATTGTTATAGGCACCTATATTTTGTTAATTTCTTTGCTATTTTTTATCCTATATTCAAGGAGCAGCCCAATGCGAGataaaacaaaagcttctctgcACAAATGCCGGATTGCCAAATACCACTATGTTCTCCTCATTCTccttttcatatttttcttttgctaTGTAGGAGCAGAAGTCTCCTATGGCTCTTACATTTTTACTTATGCAAAGGTCTACGCTGATATGAAGGAAAGTGAAGCAGCTGGCTTGAACTCCATCTTTTGGGGAGCATTTGCAGCTTGCAGAGGCCTGGCAATCTGTTTTGCTGCCTGTTTATATCCTGGTACTATGATTCTGCTTAGTGTCATAGGCAGTACTGTCTCTTCCTTGTTTTTGGTACTGTTTGCTACACATCCTGTCTCGCTATGGGCTGGGAGTACAGTGTACGGGGCTTCAATGGCTGCCACCTTTCCCAGTGGCGTTTCCTGGATTGAACAGTACACCACTATACAAGGAAAgtctgctgctttttttgtggTTGGTGCTGCCTTGGGGGAGATGTGTATTCCAGCAGCAGTTGGGTTTTTGCAAGGGAAATTTGACCATCTGCCAGTGATAATGTATGCTGCGCTGGGAGCTTCAGTAACAACAGCACTGCTCTTTCCTGTGATGTATAAATTGGCCACCTCTTCCAGTGAGAGTATGTTGGAGGACAGTGGTGAAAGTGAGGACCGGAAAGCTTTGTTGTCCAGCTCTGGACTGGATGaagatgaagaggaggaggatgcagAAGAATGGAATGAAGCAGACTTTGAAGTGATTGAAATGAATGATACAATGAGAAACTCTGTGATTGAGACCTCTCGGAAGATACCAGAATCCCCAGCTAAAACTTCCAACCAACCACCTTCAAATAACATACCGTTTAATTCTCCAGTGTTGGCTGGGAGCTCCCCAGGGAGGAAGCACTGTAGTACAGATAGGGAGAAGAATGATTAA
- the MFSD4B gene encoding sodium-dependent glucose transporter 1 isoform X2, whose amino-acid sequence MAGAGERPGGKKHVRFARPEAEALRGGGGEQPGPAAEGMSIAVVGPTFQDLARNVNKNVSDIYYIFVGRSVGYLGGSVVGGILFDCMNPHLLLGLSMLGTAAGLYAIPWCKKALMLTGLMSVIGVSMGVLDTGGNVLALNTWGADAGPHMQALHFSFALGAFVAPLLAKMALGSSISQLHNEGEKTNQSVLSSIPTALTASAFKLYFNIHFLWSFIVIGTYILLISLLFFILYSRSSPMRDKTKASLHKCRIAKYHYVLLILLFIFFFCYVGAEVSYGSYIFTYAKVYADMKESEAAGLNSIFWGAFAACRGLAICFAACLYPGTMILLSVIGSTVSSLFLVLFATHPVSLWAGSTVYGASMAATFPSGVSWIEQYTTIQGKSAAFFVVGAALGEMCIPAAVGFLQGKFDHLPVIMYAALGASVTTALLFPVMYKLATSSSESMLEDSGESEDRKALLSSSGLDEDEEEEDAEEWNEADFEVIEMNDTMRNSVIETSRKIPESPAKTSNQPPSNNIPFNSPVLAGSSPGRKHCSTDREKND is encoded by the exons ATGGCCGGGGCGGGGGAGCGGCCCGGCGGCAAGAAGCACGTCCGCTTCGCCCGGCCTGAGGCGGAGGCTctgcgcggcggcggcggggagcaGCCAGGCCCGGCGgcggag GGCATGAGCATTGCTGTTGTGGGACCTACTTTTCAAGATCTAGCTAGGAATGTGAATAAAAATGTCAGTGACATCTATTACATCTTCGTGGGGCGTTCGGTGGGCTACCTTGGAGGGTCAGTGGTTGGAGGAATTCTCTTTGACTGCATGAACCCTCATCTTCTCTTGG GGTTATCCAtgctgggaacagcagctggTCTTTACGCCATACCATGGTGTAAGAAGGCATTAATGTTAACAGGCCTGATGTCAGTCATTGGAGTTTCCATGGGAGTTCTGGACACAG GTGGCAATGTCCTTGCATTGAATACATGGGGAGCAGATGCTGGACCACACATGCAGGCCTTACACTTCAGTTTTGCACTGGGTGCCTTTGTAGCTCCCCTCTTGGCTAAAATGGCTTTGGGCAGCTCCATATCTCAACTCCATAATGAAGGTGAAAAAACAAATCAGTCTGTTTTGAGTTCTATACCTACAGCACTGACTGCATCAGCATTCAAACTCTATTTCAACATTCACTTTCTGTGGTCCTTCATTGTTATAGGCACCTATATTTTGTTAATTTCTTTGCTATTTTTTATCCTATATTCAAGGAGCAGCCCAATGCGAGataaaacaaaagcttctctgcACAAATGCCGGATTGCCAAATACCACTATGTTCTCCTCATTCTccttttcatatttttcttttgctaTGTAGGAGCAGAAGTCTCCTATGGCTCTTACATTTTTACTTATGCAAAGGTCTACGCTGATATGAAGGAAAGTGAAGCAGCTGGCTTGAACTCCATCTTTTGGGGAGCATTTGCAGCTTGCAGAGGCCTGGCAATCTGTTTTGCTGCCTGTTTATATCCTGGTACTATGATTCTGCTTAGTGTCATAGGCAGTACTGTCTCTTCCTTGTTTTTGGTACTGTTTGCTACACATCCTGTCTCGCTATGGGCTGGGAGTACAGTGTACGGGGCTTCAATGGCTGCCACCTTTCCCAGTGGCGTTTCCTGGATTGAACAGTACACCACTATACAAGGAAAgtctgctgctttttttgtggTTGGTGCTGCCTTGGGGGAGATGTGTATTCCAGCAGCAGTTGGGTTTTTGCAAGGGAAATTTGACCATCTGCCAGTGATAATGTATGCTGCGCTGGGAGCTTCAGTAACAACAGCACTGCTCTTTCCTGTGATGTATAAATTGGCCACCTCTTCCAGTGAGAGTATGTTGGAGGACAGTGGTGAAAGTGAGGACCGGAAAGCTTTGTTGTCCAGCTCTGGACTGGATGaagatgaagaggaggaggatgcagAAGAATGGAATGAAGCAGACTTTGAAGTGATTGAAATGAATGATACAATGAGAAACTCTGTGATTGAGACCTCTCGGAAGATACCAGAATCCCCAGCTAAAACTTCCAACCAACCACCTTCAAATAACATACCGTTTAATTCTCCAGTGTTGGCTGGGAGCTCCCCAGGGAGGAAGCACTGTAGTACAGATAGGGAGAAGAATGATTAA
- the MFSD4B gene encoding sodium-dependent glucose transporter 1 isoform X1 translates to MAGAGERPGGKKHVRFARPEAEALRGGGGEQPGPAAEVGMSIAVVGPTFQDLARNVNKNVSDIYYIFVGRSVGYLGGSVVGGILFDCMNPHLLLGLSMLGTAAGLYAIPWCKKALMLTGLMSVIGVSMGVLDTGGNVLALNTWGADAGPHMQALHFSFALGAFVAPLLAKMALGSSISQLHNEGEKTNQSVLSSIPTALTASAFKLYFNIHFLWSFIVIGTYILLISLLFFILYSRSSPMRDKTKASLHKCRIAKYHYVLLILLFIFFFCYVGAEVSYGSYIFTYAKVYADMKESEAAGLNSIFWGAFAACRGLAICFAACLYPGTMILLSVIGSTVSSLFLVLFATHPVSLWAGSTVYGASMAATFPSGVSWIEQYTTIQGKSAAFFVVGAALGEMCIPAAVGFLQGKFDHLPVIMYAALGASVTTALLFPVMYKLATSSSESMLEDSGESEDRKALLSSSGLDEDEEEEDAEEWNEADFEVIEMNDTMRNSVIETSRKIPESPAKTSNQPPSNNIPFNSPVLAGSSPGRKHCSTDREKND, encoded by the exons ATGGCCGGGGCGGGGGAGCGGCCCGGCGGCAAGAAGCACGTCCGCTTCGCCCGGCCTGAGGCGGAGGCTctgcgcggcggcggcggggagcaGCCAGGCCCGGCGgcggaggtg GGCATGAGCATTGCTGTTGTGGGACCTACTTTTCAAGATCTAGCTAGGAATGTGAATAAAAATGTCAGTGACATCTATTACATCTTCGTGGGGCGTTCGGTGGGCTACCTTGGAGGGTCAGTGGTTGGAGGAATTCTCTTTGACTGCATGAACCCTCATCTTCTCTTGG GGTTATCCAtgctgggaacagcagctggTCTTTACGCCATACCATGGTGTAAGAAGGCATTAATGTTAACAGGCCTGATGTCAGTCATTGGAGTTTCCATGGGAGTTCTGGACACAG GTGGCAATGTCCTTGCATTGAATACATGGGGAGCAGATGCTGGACCACACATGCAGGCCTTACACTTCAGTTTTGCACTGGGTGCCTTTGTAGCTCCCCTCTTGGCTAAAATGGCTTTGGGCAGCTCCATATCTCAACTCCATAATGAAGGTGAAAAAACAAATCAGTCTGTTTTGAGTTCTATACCTACAGCACTGACTGCATCAGCATTCAAACTCTATTTCAACATTCACTTTCTGTGGTCCTTCATTGTTATAGGCACCTATATTTTGTTAATTTCTTTGCTATTTTTTATCCTATATTCAAGGAGCAGCCCAATGCGAGataaaacaaaagcttctctgcACAAATGCCGGATTGCCAAATACCACTATGTTCTCCTCATTCTccttttcatatttttcttttgctaTGTAGGAGCAGAAGTCTCCTATGGCTCTTACATTTTTACTTATGCAAAGGTCTACGCTGATATGAAGGAAAGTGAAGCAGCTGGCTTGAACTCCATCTTTTGGGGAGCATTTGCAGCTTGCAGAGGCCTGGCAATCTGTTTTGCTGCCTGTTTATATCCTGGTACTATGATTCTGCTTAGTGTCATAGGCAGTACTGTCTCTTCCTTGTTTTTGGTACTGTTTGCTACACATCCTGTCTCGCTATGGGCTGGGAGTACAGTGTACGGGGCTTCAATGGCTGCCACCTTTCCCAGTGGCGTTTCCTGGATTGAACAGTACACCACTATACAAGGAAAgtctgctgctttttttgtggTTGGTGCTGCCTTGGGGGAGATGTGTATTCCAGCAGCAGTTGGGTTTTTGCAAGGGAAATTTGACCATCTGCCAGTGATAATGTATGCTGCGCTGGGAGCTTCAGTAACAACAGCACTGCTCTTTCCTGTGATGTATAAATTGGCCACCTCTTCCAGTGAGAGTATGTTGGAGGACAGTGGTGAAAGTGAGGACCGGAAAGCTTTGTTGTCCAGCTCTGGACTGGATGaagatgaagaggaggaggatgcagAAGAATGGAATGAAGCAGACTTTGAAGTGATTGAAATGAATGATACAATGAGAAACTCTGTGATTGAGACCTCTCGGAAGATACCAGAATCCCCAGCTAAAACTTCCAACCAACCACCTTCAAATAACATACCGTTTAATTCTCCAGTGTTGGCTGGGAGCTCCCCAGGGAGGAAGCACTGTAGTACAGATAGGGAGAAGAATGATTAA